The window AGTATATCGTCGCTTCCAGCCGCCTGAGCCTCAGGCTCCAGATAGGCACCAACGACGACGGTCGTCCCATCATCAGGAGCCTTTCCCTGAGGGATCTTTCCGAAGACGCCGCCGCCGATGACGTTACCGACGCGGTTTCCGCCCTCGGCGATCTCCTGGAGTACCCCATCGTGGAGACCAGCAAGATCGACACCAGTCTCGTGGTT of the Thermovirga sp. genome contains:
- a CDS encoding DUF1659 domain-containing protein, which encodes MAEYIVASSRLSLRLQIGTNDDGRPIIRSLSLRDLSEDAAADDVTDAVSALGDLLEYPIVETSKIDTSLVV